The Leisingera caerulea DSM 24564 genomic sequence GGTGCGCTGCCGCGGTGAAGAAATCGCTGTATGCGACGATACCAGCGCGCTGCGCTATAGCGATCTGGCCGAATACGCCGCTCGCCTGGCCGCCCGTCTGAAACGCACAGGTGTCGGCGCGGGAAGCCGGGTGGGGCTGTTCGCGGACTCTTCCGCCGAGATGATGGCCGGCCTCTGGGGAATTCTGTTCTCAGGTGGTGCCTACCTGCCACTGGGCACCGATTACCCAGTGGACCGGCTGAGCTATATGATCCGCGATGCGGGTATTGATGTGATTGTCACCCAGGACAAGCTGCGTGGCCGCCTGGCCGAGATGATCCTGCCGGGAGTTACCGTGATCACCTTGGATGCGCTGGATGCGGTCCCTGGACGGGAAGACAGCGATTGCCTGTGCGGCCCTGCCCTGCTGGAGGACGATCTGGCCTATATGATCTATACTTCCGGCACCACCGGTGCGCCCAAGGGCGTGGGCATTTCTCATGCTGCGATCCTCAACCAGCTGACCTGGCTGCAGACCGAGCAGAAGTTGCGGGTGGGTGAAGTTATCCTGCAGAAAACCCCGGTCAGCTTTGACGCCGCGCAATGGGAACTGCTGGCAGTCTGCTGCGGCGTTCAGGTCGTGATGGGCCGTCCCGGCGTTTACCGTGACCCGGAAGCTCTGATTGAACAGATCAAACAGCATGGGGTTACTATGCTGCAGGGGGTGCCAACCTTGCTGCAGGCACTGGTTGACCTTCCGGATTTCGAAACCTGCACAACTCTCACCAGCCTGTTCAGCGGCGGAGAGGCCTTGACCCGCAAGCTGGCCACCCGGATTTTCGAAGCCCGCCCCGGTTGCCGGCTGGTAAACCTTTATGGCCCGACCGAATGCACGATTAATGCCACCGCCCAGACTGTGGATCCGGCAGGGCTGGAAAACGGCCCGGAAATGATCCCGATCGGCCAGCCCGCCGCGAACACCAGCTGTTGGGTACTGGATGAAAACCTGCAGCCGGTTGCCGATGGCGCTTCGGGCGAGCTGTATATTGGCGGCCGCCAGCTGGCCAATGGCTACCACAACCGCGACGAATTGACGGCCGAGCGCTTCATCACCTGGGTCAGCCCGGCTGACGGTTTGCCGCTGCGGCTTTATAAAACCGGAGACCTGGTGCGCCGCAATCCGGATGGCGGCTTGCAGTTTCAGGGCCGTGCCGACAATCAGGTCAAATTCCGGGGCTACCGGATAGAACTGGATGAAATCCGCTTGGCCATCGAGAACCACGACTGGGTCAAAGCTGCCGGCGTGTTCATCAAACCCCATGCCCGCACCGGCCAGCCGGTGCTTGCTGCGGGTATTGAACTGAACACGCGCGAAGCGCCACTGATGGATCAGGGCAATGCCGGCGCCCACCACCACAGCAAAAAAAGCCGCTTGCAAGTGCGGGCCCAGCTGTCTGGCGCCGGGTTGCGCACGGACGCCGAAATCGAAGGGCGCAAGACCTATGCCCTTGCAGGCAAAGACGCGGACGCGGCTCAGCGGCGGCTTGCTTTTGCCCGTAAGACCTATCGTTTCTACGAGGGCGGAGAGGTCTCGGCCGAGGATGTCCTTTCGGTGCTCTCGCAACAGAAGCAGCCCGCCTCCGGCACCGGTGGGCTTGAAGAGCTCAGTGCGCAGGATCTGGGATATCTGCTCCGCTGGCTTGGCCAGTTCACCAGCGCGGAACGGCTGCTGCCGAAACACGCCTATGCCTCTCCCGGCGCGCTTAATGCAACGCAAGTCTATGTGGAGCTGGCCAATGTGGCAGGGTTTGAACCCGGCTACTACTACTATCACCCGGCCCGGCACGAACTGGTTCTGACCGCGCCGCGCCCGGCTTCAGACACACCTGTGATGCAGCTGCATTTTGTGGGCAAGATTCCGGCGATCGAACCGGTCTACAAGAACAACATCCGTGAAGTGCTGGAGTTCGAGACCGGCCATATCCTGGGCCTGATGGATCACATCCTGCCGGCCCATGGCCTGGGTATCGGCGCAGGCACGGACGTTCCGGATGCGCTGCCCCATCTGCACTGCGGCCCGGGCCACGTCTATATTGCCGGCTATGCGGTCACTGCACATGCAGACCGGCGGACCGAATTGCCGGTGGGTTTCTACGTCCAGGCCCATGGCAGCAAAATCTCCGGGCTGGCGCCGGGACATTATGCCTATCGCGATGGCGGGCTGCACCAGTTCTCGCGCCATATCATGGAACAGCGCCATGTGATCGCGATCAACCAGCGTGTCTATCAGCGCGCCAGCGGCATGATCTCGATGGTCAGCCGGGACGCAGAGCGCTGGCACGCCTATATCGACCTGGGCCGCAGCCTGCAGCGGGTGCAGCAGAACAGCTGCCGGATCGGCACCATGTCCTCCGGCTACAGTTCCAAGTCCGGCAACGACCTCGTCGCGGCCACCCGTCTCAAAGAGATCCTGAACGAGCATGGGCTTGCCTCTGGCGCCTGCTACAGCGCGGTATTCGGCAAGGTCAGCGTCGAGCAGATTGCACATGAAGGCATGCATGAAGACAGCGTGCATATGGAAGGCCCGGCTGAACTGATACGCCGCGACCTGCAGTCACTGCTGCCCGACTACATGGTGCCCAGCAAACTGGCGCTGGTACCGTCGATGCCCTACAGCGCTTCGGGCAAAGTGGATGTGAATGCTCTCAAGGCATTCCCCGAGTTCGACGATGCCGCTGCCGAGCGTGAGGTCATTAAACCCCGCAACGATACGGAAACCACTCTGGCAGAGATCTGGTGCGCGCAAATCGGCCTTGAGGACGTCTCGGTACAGGATGATTTCTTTGAAATCGGCGGCGACTCTCTGAAGGCCGTCAAACTGGTGCAGGGCATCAACCGCGCATTTGATACCAGCCTGCCGGTGCAGGTGCTGTTCGAGGACACGACCATCGAAGCGCTGGCACGCCGCTTGACGGACGGCGGCACTGGCTCCAGCCTGTCGCGCGCAGTGCCGCTGAAGAAAGGTGCCGGCATCCCGGTGTTCTGCTGGCCCGGGCTTGGCGGCTATCCGATGAACCTGCGCCACCTCGCGCGGGAGCTCGACACGCCCCGTCCCGTCATCGGCATTCAGGCCTCCGGCGTGAACCCCGGCGAGCAGGTCTGCGGCTCAATCCAGGAAATGGCAGCGCGCGATGCCGAGCTGATCAGGGAGGCGCAACCGGAAGGCCCCTACACGCTTTGGGGATACTCCTTCGGAGCACGGGTGGCCTATGAGACCGCCTATCAGCTGGAACAGGCTGGCTGCGAGGTGGCGGAGCTGACCCTGATCGCGCCGGGCTCCCCGGAGCTGCCCGGCGGCGATCCGGTGCGCGCGGATGAGGCTTCGCTGTTCTGCGATGCGTCCTTTCTGACCATCCTCTATTCGGTGTTTTCCCAGACCATCGCTCCAGAACGCGTGGCCCCGGTTATTGAAACGGTCTCGGATCTGGAAGGCTTCGTGGCGTACATCGCCGCTGAAAAGCCCGATCTGGACCCGGGCACGATCTTGCGCATCACCCGGCTGGTGGCACAGACCTATGCGCCCGAATACGGGCTGCAAATCGAAGAACGGCAGGTGGCGGCGCCTGTGCGCCTGTTCAAGGCGGCGGGAGACAATCTTTCCTTCCTGGAGGAGGCCACACGCACTCTCGCCGCTCCGGCACCGGTCCACGCGCTGGCTGCCGACCACTACGAACTTCTGCAACCCGGCGGTGTTTCCGAGCTGGCCGCTGCAATCCGCTGCCACGTTCCAGCATGGCAGTCGGCCCAGCCTGAAACCCGTGACCTGCAAGAGGCCTGATCCCATGCCCCATGTCATCATTAAGCATTTTGCCGCCACCCTGACAGTGGAACAGCACGCAACACTCTCCGAAGCCATCACCCAGTCGGTCACTCAGGCCTTTGGCTGCTCCCCGCACGCGGTTTCCATCGCATTGCGTCCCGTGGCGCCCGATGACTGGCACAGCAGCGTCTTTGTTCCAGACATCCAAAACCATCCGCAAGAATTGATCAAATCACCCGATTATTCAGCGGCTTAACCCCCGCATACCACCTCCTGAAAGGGTATCCCATGACCACACGCATAGCCAAAGCGTCACCAGCGTTACTGCTGTTCGCAATATTCCTGATCTCATTGAACCTGCGCCCTGCAGTTGCCGCCATCGGCCCGCTAGTGTCGCAAATCCTGGGCGAAACCGGTGTAAACTCCACTATCATCGGCTTCCTGACCATGATCCCGGTGTTTCTGATGGGCATTGGCGCCATCTACGTGCGCCAGTTGCGCGCGGCATTGGGGGAGCGCGGCGGCATCACGCTGGGCGCGCTGATCATCACCCTGGCCTGCGCAGCCCGCCTGTGGCTGCCAACAGGTGCCGGCCTTCTTGTCACCGCCGCAGGGGCCGGGATCGGCATTGCCATTGTGCAATCGCTGATGCCGGGCTTCGCCAAGCGCAACTTCGGCGCTGCAACCGGCCGGGTGATCGGCCTCTACTCCACCGGGATCGTGGCCGGTGCCTCCATCGCAGCGGGCACGGCTGCAGGGCTTGCGTCTTCGCTGGACTGGGAAGGCACGCTGGCGGCCTGGAGTCTGCCTGCGGTTCTTGCAGCGCTGATTTGGGTCATCGCCGCGCGCAACGCCGATAGTGAGCGCACCGCGCCTGCCCCCGCTGCCGGCACCACGCCGCCGCAGTTCTGGCGCAATGCACGCTGCTGGTCGCTGATGCTGTTTTTCGGGGTCGGCACCGGGGCGTTTATGCTCGTCATGGCCTGGATTCCGCCGTTCTATCTGGAACAGGGGCTTGATCAAGGGGCTGCGGGCCTGCTGTTGTCTGCATTGACGGTGATCGAAGCCGTCACAGCCTTGGGCGTGGCAGCCTTCATCCACCATTTCCCGGACCGCCGCGGTCCGCTGGTCTTCGCGCTGATCATGACAGCCTTGGGGTTTGGCGTGCTCTACACCGCTCCGATTGACATGTCGTTCCTGGCAATGGCGCTGCTGGGTGTCGGCATCGGCATCCTGTTCCCGCTGTCGATCATCGTGGCCATCGACCACGTTGATGATCCCACCACCGCAGGCAATTTCACCTCTTTCGTGCAGGGCGGCGGCTATATCCTGGCAAGCTTCGTGCCCTTGTTTGCCGGCGCCGTCCGGGATGCGATGTCGGACCTCAGCAACGTCTGGCTGGGGATGGCGGCAGGCTCGCTTCTGATGATCTTCTTGGCTGTTCGCTACTCTCCTGAAAGCTACAAACGCTTCTCCACCATGCTGCGTAGCGTTTCCCTAGACCGCGGACTGCGCGCGGCCAGCTGAAACCCGTTCCTCCCCAAGCAGGTTCTGTCCTGCCGCGCTATCCCTGTTGCAAAACGGGGATAGCATCAGTTTTTGCCAATGCTGAGACAAAGCCGCCCCGCGCAAAAAGGCCCGCTGATGGAAACACCAGAGGCGAACTTCCCTCCTTTTTCTGAAGCTGGCCGGCAATGGCACCGGCATCCGGGACCGATCCCGCCAGCCGGTCTGGTTCCGGTGCAACCAGCGTGCCGCCCTTCCTGCCAGCGGAAATGATCTGATCCAGACCCGGGCGGGCGCGATTTGCGCCGATTGCTCCATGAACCGTGCGAACGCGATCCGGGGCCGCAACGGGATTTTCCAGAGCCCGTTTTCGCGGTGAGGTCTTGGCTGCCGGCGGAGCATCCGGCTCAGCCGTCCGACTAGGTATCCAAAAGCCCGGAAAGAAAAAAGACCCGGCATTACCAGCCGGGTCCAGTTAGTGACGGAGAACGTCACTTCAGGAAGACTTCCAGGTGTTTTCCTTCAGCTCGTACTGCGCGGGCTGTTTCGAATGTTCGTCTTATTCATCCTGTTCTGGACTGCCCAAAGGACCCCTGCGGCAACGGACAAAAGCACCGGGTACAACAGTGCTGCGTCCTGCTGTGCCAGCAGCACACCGACAGTACCCACCGCGATAAACGCCACCAGTTTTTCAAACAGGCTTGACGTCAGCGTCATCAAGCTGGCAGCCGCGACCGCGAAGAGGATGATGAAATTCTGACCGGCCAAAGACAGCATATCTTCAATCGCCAGGATGTTGAAAAGATCCAGGCAGAGCACGGCCAGCAGAACCGCCACGACCAGAAACACTGCCTTCAGCGGGCGACCGGTTTCGTCGGCGGAAAGGTCCAGCGGGACGACACTTTCCCTGGAAAGCGACAACAGCATCCGCGAAACGGCCCAGATCGCCCCCATCAAGTTGGCCACGATTATGACAACAGCCAGAACTGACATCAAATTGCCGCCCCAGACGCCAAGGTGGCGCTGCATAATAGAAGAAAATGCAGCCTCGTAATTGCTATCAACCGGCGTGAAATGGACGATCACAGCCATGCTGAAGTAGAGCATCATAGCGGCAAGGAACGACAAGCCCATCGCCAGCGGGAAGTCTCTCTTAGGGTTTCTGAACTCCTCGGACGTCCCTGCGGAGACTTCCCAGCCCGTGAAGGCGAAGAAGATCATCATGAACGGGACGCTCAGCTGTGAAAATCCGATGGTTGGACCGGTCAAGGCGCGGGCTTCACGCATTTCAGGTGAAATACCGGACAGTCCAACCGCAACAATCAGCAGGAGCGAGAACAGAATTGCAGAGGCAACCATGGCCGAAATCCTTGACGCCGCCTCCGGTGAAGCAAGTTGTGTTCCGGTCGCGATCAGCAGCAAGGCTATTGCCAGAATTGCAGGATCCACCGGGACCAGAACTGACAGATAATGGCCGCCGGTGAGTGCGATAGCGGGCAGGCCGAAAGATACCGCGCCAAGGAAGATAAAGGAGCTGGCTAGGTATGCATATTTGCCAAACGCCTTCTGCGCAAAGGCGGACACACCTCCGGCATCCGGAAATCTTGCTCCCATTATGATAAAGACAGACAGAAGCGGCAGAGCCACAAGAGCGCACAAGGCCCAAACCCAGATCGCGTTCTCTGCGGCTTGCTGGTAGGCAAGCCCCGGCAAACTCAGAAGCCCTGCACCAATGACAATATTGAGCATCAGGCCCGCCCCTTTCAGCGGGCCCAGCGTCTTTTTGAGATCTGTCATCTTGCGAAATCCACATTGGCAAAGGAAATCAGATACTGCACGTCCCCGAAACTTGCTTTCGAACCGTGCCTGACCCCTTTCGGAAGCTCGATCACATCCCCCGACTTGCAAACGGCTTCGCCGCCTTCCCAGTAAAACAGGAGCTGCCCGCTCAGCACGACAATGGTCTCGTCGGTATCGTGCTGGTGCCAGGGATGCTCCTTGTCTGACTGGTCATTCTGGACTTCGACGCAACCCTGTTCAGGCATGCAGCGTTCAACAAGCCCTCTGAAGTCCGACAAATCAGCAGCGGCTGAGTGAACGACGACAGATTTTCCAGGTGATGAAATCATGCCACCTTCTCCTCTTCATTTTGGTTTTTCTTGGTAAAGCTGTGAAACGGGCACGTGGCCGCGCGGTTTTCGTCATCTAGAAAATACTGCGCGAACTCCCGGTTGTCGGGGTCGCCGTACAAGCCCAGATCCTCCGACGGATTGATCAGGTCGTATTGCAAGATGCGGGAACGGATTTTGGAGGTGGCTTTCTCGGCGGTCTCTCGTGTGTCCAGAATACCGTTAAAAACCCACCGCGGCTGGAACGTCAGCATGAAGCTCGAAAACCGCCGTGACTGCCGGTTGACATGCGCGGGCGTGTTGCAAACCACAAAGATTTGTTCGCCGCCGAAACACCACTCCCATCCCGCACTGTCGATCTCAGTCGGAATGCTCTCGGGCCACTCTGTGTCATCGGTCTGGTGAATACCATCCAGGGTTGACCAGAAGCGCGCGCGGTAATGCTCCAGGCTCTGGATCGGACCCGGACGCGACAAGACGAGCAGGGAGGTATTCTTCCCGAACGATTTGGCGTCTTTCAGATAGCACTTCAGGGCTGAAGACACTTCGTCAGGGTCCATGTTTTCAGAAAAGGCAAACCGTAGCTGATCTGCTTCGAAACCGGCGACGCCAAAGGTGCAGGGGAAGAGCCGGGAGCGAGACCTGAAATTGGTCGCCAGCTCGTTGAAAATCTTTTTCTGCCAGGTAGTTGCATCGAATTCGCTGTCAATTTCAACCCGACTGTAGATAATCTTGGTGGTCATAAACTGTCTCTCATATCTTTGCTTGGGCCTCGCGCAGGGCGGATAACCTCTGGCAGTTCGAGGCTTGCGTGTGATATGAACGCCCAGACTGTTCCCAGAAAGACGCTTATTGGGAAAAGACGTTTCAGATTGGGCTTAGGCACAGTCAATTGCGCAAAAACTGTATGACTTATGGATGGATTTCAGAGAAAGATCATTCGCCTCCTGAGCGAAAACAGCCGGGCCTCAGTCTCTGACATTGCCTCAGAGCTTGGTGCGTCTCGCAAGAAGGTCAAAGAGACGATCGACCGCCTGGTTGACAAGAAGATCATCAAACGGTTCACGATAGAGCTCGCGCAGGAAGCAGAATTCACCTCGCAACCTTTCAGAGCACTCTTCAATATCCGCCTGGTCGCGCCTAACTGCAGGCAGCTGTTTGCTGACTTGCAGAAGCACGACGAGATCCTAGGCGCGTGGAGCATCTCATCCTCCGATATCGACATGATGGTGCTGGTGGAAGCCAAGGATGTGGAAGTTGTTGAGAACGTGCGGAACAGCGTTGCGAGGCACCCGTTGGTTCAGACAATGTACACAAATTCGATCCTGACAACGTGGCGCGATCCGCGATCCAATTCGCGGCGCGACGGTGAGGCGGACGTCTAACGGACATTTCATTGGCCGCATTCGAGCAAGAAACACCGAAGGTTCTGTTTTTGCTTGATCCAAAGGCTTTGACGTTGTTCACCCCGTCCAGCCTGAAAAGCGGTCAGAAGTATGTGTCTCCTTCAACGCTTTATGACTGGATCAAGACAACTAGGGCCCCTGAGCGGCGCGGCGTGAACCAATCCGCTTCCCAAACACCTGAACGTAGCTGACGCGCCCGCATGTTCTTGCCCCACCCCCGGCGGCCCGTCGAGAAGAACCGGAGGCAGGCGGAAGCCCTCCTCATCATGGCGGACTGAGCGCCGCATCGATTTCCAAAGGTCCGACAAATTCCTGGGCGTCATGAAAAAGATCACCGGGCAGCCGCCGGATGACCCAACAAATCCGGGGCCATTGGGTCTGAATTCTTCACGGGTCATCCAGCCCCGCCGCCGCTAGGGTCGCCCGGAAGGATTTGGCGGCCCGCCCCGGCCTGCAGGGCGCGCTGTTCCAGGCACGCAGGCAAGGGAACAAGACGCATGAAAACCCATGCACAGGCAGTTGTCATCGGCGGCGGGCTGGTCGGCTGCTCGATCCTCTACCACCTGGCGAAACTCGGCTGGAAAGACGTGGTTCTGCTGGAACGCGATGAGCTGACCGCAGGCTCCACCTGGCATGCGGCGGCCAACATCCACGGGCTGCACGACAACAACAACGTGACCCGCATCCAGCACTACACCATGAACCTCTACAAGGAGCTGGAGAAGGAAACCGGCCAAGGCTGCGGCGTGTTCCAGCCGGGGTCCCTCTATCTGGCCAAGACCGAGGAGCGCGAGCACCAGCTGCGCCTGCAGGAGGCGAAAGCGAAATACTACGGCCTGAACTTCCATGAGGTCAGCCGCGAACAGGCCAAGGAGCTGCACCCGCTGGCCCAGTTCGACGACATCCGCTGCATCATGTTCGAACCCGATGGCGGCAACGTCGACCCCTCGGGCGTGACCATGGCCTATGCCGCCGGCGCCCGCGCCATGGGGGCACAGATCGAACGCTTCTGCCCGGTGATCGGCACCGAACAGCAGCCCGACGGTTCCTGGATCGTGAAAACCGAAACGGGCGACATCCACACCCAGTGGGTGGTGAACGCGGGTGGTCTCTGGGGCCGCGAGGTGGCGGCGATGGCGGGCCTCACCCTGCCCTTGCAGCCGACCGAGCACCAGTATTTCGTGACGGAGTCTATTGACGAGGTCGCCAATCTGGGCCGCCGCCTGCCTTCGATCGCCGACCGCGACGGCGAATACTACTTCCGCCAGGAGGGCAACGGCTTCCTGATCGGCGCCTATGAGAAGGACATGCGGTTCTGGGCCGAAAACGGCACCCCGCTGGACTTTGCGCATGAGCTGTTCCCCGACGATCTGGACCGGATCATGGAAAACGTGATCCGCGCGACAGAGCGGGTGCCTTGCGCAGAGACCGCAGGCGTCAAGCGTGTCATCAACGGCCCGATGATCTGGTCGCCGGATTCAAACGCCATCTGGGGCCCGGTGCCGGAGTTGAAAAACTACTTCTGCTGCACCGGCATCATCCCTGGCTTCTCGCAGTCCGGCGGCCTTGGTCTGCTGGCAGCCCAGTGGATGATCGAGGGCGAACCGCAGTACGACATGTTCGCCTGGGATCTGGCGCGGTTCGGCGACTGGGCCGACAAGACATTCACAAAGGCCCGCGTCGAAGACCAGTACGCGCACCGCTTCGCCATCCACTTCCCGAACGAGGAACGCAGCGCCGGCCGCCCGGCCCGTGTGCGCCCCGCATATGAGCTGCAAAAGGAAATGGGCTGCGTCTTTGGCCTCAACTGCGGCTGGGAGCATCCCCTGTGGTTCTCCGGCACCCCTGGCACCCGGGACACCAACAGCTTCACCCGCCAGAACTGGTGGGAACCGGTGGGCCGCGAAGTGAACATGCTGCGCGAGAACGTCGGCGTGATCGACATCTCGAACTTCGCCAACTACGTGATCAAGGGCCCCGGCGCGTTTGATTGGCTGGACAAGCTGGTCGCCAACAAGGTGCCAACCGAGGTGGGCCGCTCCTGCCTCACTCCGCTGATCTCGGTCCGCGGCGGCGTGGCCGGTGATTTCACCATCACCAAGGTGGCGGATGACGAGTACATGATGGTCGGCTCCGGCATGGCGGAACGCTACCACCAGCGGTTCTTCAACATGGTGGAGCTGCCGGAAGGCACCACCTTTGAAGTCGCCACCAACCGCATCGCGGGTTTCAACGTGGCCGGTCCGAAATCGCGCGAGATGCTGCAGCGGATGACCAATGCGGATCTGTCGAACGAGGCCTTCCGCTTCATGCGCTCCCGAACCATCGACGTGGCTGGCGTCGAATGCCTGGCGATCCGCGTCTCCTTCACCGGCGATCTGGGCTGGGAACTGCATTGCGCCGAAGAGGACCAGGTCAAACTGTACTCCGCCCTGCTGGCAGCCGCCGCAGAATTCGACGGCGGCCCGGTGGGCGGCCGTGCGCTCGGCAGCTTGCGGATCGAAAAGGGCTATGGCTCCTGGGGCCGCGAATACAGCCAGGAATACTGGCCGCAGGAGGTGGGCCTCG encodes the following:
- a CDS encoding Lrp/AsnC family transcriptional regulator produces the protein MDGFQRKIIRLLSENSRASVSDIASELGASRKKVKETIDRLVDKKIIKRFTIELAQEAEFTSQPFRALFNIRLVAPNCRQLFADLQKHDEILGAWSISSSDIDMMVLVEAKDVEVVENVRNSVARHPLVQTMYTNSILTTWRDPRSNSRRDGEADV
- a CDS encoding GcvT family protein, encoding MKTHAQAVVIGGGLVGCSILYHLAKLGWKDVVLLERDELTAGSTWHAAANIHGLHDNNNVTRIQHYTMNLYKELEKETGQGCGVFQPGSLYLAKTEEREHQLRLQEAKAKYYGLNFHEVSREQAKELHPLAQFDDIRCIMFEPDGGNVDPSGVTMAYAAGARAMGAQIERFCPVIGTEQQPDGSWIVKTETGDIHTQWVVNAGGLWGREVAAMAGLTLPLQPTEHQYFVTESIDEVANLGRRLPSIADRDGEYYFRQEGNGFLIGAYEKDMRFWAENGTPLDFAHELFPDDLDRIMENVIRATERVPCAETAGVKRVINGPMIWSPDSNAIWGPVPELKNYFCCTGIIPGFSQSGGLGLLAAQWMIEGEPQYDMFAWDLARFGDWADKTFTKARVEDQYAHRFAIHFPNEERSAGRPARVRPAYELQKEMGCVFGLNCGWEHPLWFSGTPGTRDTNSFTRQNWWEPVGREVNMLRENVGVIDISNFANYVIKGPGAFDWLDKLVANKVPTEVGRSCLTPLISVRGGVAGDFTITKVADDEYMMVGSGMAERYHQRFFNMVELPEGTTFEVATNRIAGFNVAGPKSREMLQRMTNADLSNEAFRFMRSRTIDVAGVECLAIRVSFTGDLGWELHCAEEDQVKLYSALLAAAAEFDGGPVGGRALGSLRIEKGYGSWGREYSQEYWPQEVGLAGLIKLDKDFLNKDAYLRVKDNAPREMLSAFEIDAVNDADASGGEPIFTPDGKPVGRVTSGAYGYSVGKSLALGYANPAVAKPGDEVEVFILGKPHKARILEAAAFDPSGARLRA
- a CDS encoding MFS transporter, giving the protein MTTRIAKASPALLLFAIFLISLNLRPAVAAIGPLVSQILGETGVNSTIIGFLTMIPVFLMGIGAIYVRQLRAALGERGGITLGALIITLACAARLWLPTGAGLLVTAAGAGIGIAIVQSLMPGFAKRNFGAATGRVIGLYSTGIVAGASIAAGTAAGLASSLDWEGTLAAWSLPAVLAALIWVIAARNADSERTAPAPAAGTTPPQFWRNARCWSLMLFFGVGTGAFMLVMAWIPPFYLEQGLDQGAAGLLLSALTVIEAVTALGVAAFIHHFPDRRGPLVFALIMTALGFGVLYTAPIDMSFLAMALLGVGIGILFPLSIIVAIDHVDDPTTAGNFTSFVQGGGYILASFVPLFAGAVRDAMSDLSNVWLGMAAGSLLMIFLAVRYSPESYKRFSTMLRSVSLDRGLRAAS
- a CDS encoding APC family permease; this encodes MTDLKKTLGPLKGAGLMLNIVIGAGLLSLPGLAYQQAAENAIWVWALCALVALPLLSVFIIMGARFPDAGGVSAFAQKAFGKYAYLASSFIFLGAVSFGLPAIALTGGHYLSVLVPVDPAILAIALLLIATGTQLASPEAASRISAMVASAILFSLLLIVAVGLSGISPEMREARALTGPTIGFSQLSVPFMMIFFAFTGWEVSAGTSEEFRNPKRDFPLAMGLSFLAAMMLYFSMAVIVHFTPVDSNYEAAFSSIMQRHLGVWGGNLMSVLAVVIIVANLMGAIWAVSRMLLSLSRESVVPLDLSADETGRPLKAVFLVVAVLLAVLCLDLFNILAIEDMLSLAGQNFIILFAVAAASLMTLTSSLFEKLVAFIAVGTVGVLLAQQDAALLYPVLLSVAAGVLWAVQNRMNKTNIRNSPRSTS
- a CDS encoding tautomerase family protein; translation: MPHVIIKHFAATLTVEQHATLSEAITQSVTQAFGCSPHAVSIALRPVAPDDWHSSVFVPDIQNHPQELIKSPDYSAA
- a CDS encoding YqcI/YcgG family protein, which produces MTTKIIYSRVEIDSEFDATTWQKKIFNELATNFRSRSRLFPCTFGVAGFEADQLRFAFSENMDPDEVSSALKCYLKDAKSFGKNTSLLVLSRPGPIQSLEHYRARFWSTLDGIHQTDDTEWPESIPTEIDSAGWEWCFGGEQIFVVCNTPAHVNRQSRRFSSFMLTFQPRWVFNGILDTRETAEKATSKIRSRILQYDLINPSEDLGLYGDPDNREFAQYFLDDENRAATCPFHSFTKKNQNEEEKVA
- a CDS encoding cupin domain-containing protein; the protein is MISSPGKSVVVHSAAADLSDFRGLVERCMPEQGCVEVQNDQSDKEHPWHQHDTDETIVVLSGQLLFYWEGGEAVCKSGDVIELPKGVRHGSKASFGDVQYLISFANVDFAR
- a CDS encoding non-ribosomal peptide synthetase family protein, with the translated sequence MSTPNSLLSKPVTDRPQQTDITRALLRTASERTSLVDMLMLQVRCRGEEIAVCDDTSALRYSDLAEYAARLAARLKRTGVGAGSRVGLFADSSAEMMAGLWGILFSGGAYLPLGTDYPVDRLSYMIRDAGIDVIVTQDKLRGRLAEMILPGVTVITLDALDAVPGREDSDCLCGPALLEDDLAYMIYTSGTTGAPKGVGISHAAILNQLTWLQTEQKLRVGEVILQKTPVSFDAAQWELLAVCCGVQVVMGRPGVYRDPEALIEQIKQHGVTMLQGVPTLLQALVDLPDFETCTTLTSLFSGGEALTRKLATRIFEARPGCRLVNLYGPTECTINATAQTVDPAGLENGPEMIPIGQPAANTSCWVLDENLQPVADGASGELYIGGRQLANGYHNRDELTAERFITWVSPADGLPLRLYKTGDLVRRNPDGGLQFQGRADNQVKFRGYRIELDEIRLAIENHDWVKAAGVFIKPHARTGQPVLAAGIELNTREAPLMDQGNAGAHHHSKKSRLQVRAQLSGAGLRTDAEIEGRKTYALAGKDADAAQRRLAFARKTYRFYEGGEVSAEDVLSVLSQQKQPASGTGGLEELSAQDLGYLLRWLGQFTSAERLLPKHAYASPGALNATQVYVELANVAGFEPGYYYYHPARHELVLTAPRPASDTPVMQLHFVGKIPAIEPVYKNNIREVLEFETGHILGLMDHILPAHGLGIGAGTDVPDALPHLHCGPGHVYIAGYAVTAHADRRTELPVGFYVQAHGSKISGLAPGHYAYRDGGLHQFSRHIMEQRHVIAINQRVYQRASGMISMVSRDAERWHAYIDLGRSLQRVQQNSCRIGTMSSGYSSKSGNDLVAATRLKEILNEHGLASGACYSAVFGKVSVEQIAHEGMHEDSVHMEGPAELIRRDLQSLLPDYMVPSKLALVPSMPYSASGKVDVNALKAFPEFDDAAAEREVIKPRNDTETTLAEIWCAQIGLEDVSVQDDFFEIGGDSLKAVKLVQGINRAFDTSLPVQVLFEDTTIEALARRLTDGGTGSSLSRAVPLKKGAGIPVFCWPGLGGYPMNLRHLARELDTPRPVIGIQASGVNPGEQVCGSIQEMAARDAELIREAQPEGPYTLWGYSFGARVAYETAYQLEQAGCEVAELTLIAPGSPELPGGDPVRADEASLFCDASFLTILYSVFSQTIAPERVAPVIETVSDLEGFVAYIAAEKPDLDPGTILRITRLVAQTYAPEYGLQIEERQVAAPVRLFKAAGDNLSFLEEATRTLAAPAPVHALAADHYELLQPGGVSELAAAIRCHVPAWQSAQPETRDLQEA